In one Erythrobacteraceae bacterium WH01K genomic region, the following are encoded:
- a CDS encoding DUF6356 family protein, whose protein sequence is MIVRKFTQHPHSVGETYWQHLAHASGFGLRMMAGGVACMLHGLLPFLFVKTGSRQIETLHGRMVVSRSRMPQPLDFVI, encoded by the coding sequence ATGATTGTCCGCAAGTTCACCCAGCATCCGCATTCGGTCGGCGAGACCTATTGGCAGCACCTGGCCCATGCGAGCGGCTTCGGCCTGCGCATGATGGCTGGCGGGGTCGCCTGCATGCTGCACGGCCTGCTCCCCTTCCTGTTCGTAAAGACGGGCAGCAGGCAGATCGAGACCCTGCATGGCAGGATGGTGGTCAGCCGCAGCAGAATGCCCCAGCCGCTCGATTTCGTGATCTGA
- a CDS encoding Lrp/AsnC family transcriptional regulator gives MKSGNIELDSIDRRIVGVLQRDATLSIQAIGDKVGLSANPCWRRIKRMEDAGIISRRVAIVDPASVGLGTTVFVAIRTRQHDPAWLAAFARAVETIDEITECHRMAGDVDYLLKLRVRDIADYDRIYQRMLSRFPDLADVTATFSMEEMKSTTALPL, from the coding sequence ATGAAATCGGGAAACATAGAACTGGATTCCATTGATAGGCGAATTGTCGGCGTTCTGCAGCGAGACGCCACGCTTTCCATCCAGGCCATCGGGGACAAGGTCGGGCTATCGGCCAATCCCTGCTGGCGACGGATAAAGCGGATGGAGGACGCGGGGATCATCTCCCGCCGTGTCGCAATCGTCGACCCTGCCAGCGTCGGTCTGGGCACGACCGTGTTCGTGGCCATTCGCACGCGGCAGCACGATCCGGCATGGCTGGCTGCGTTCGCACGGGCCGTCGAGACGATCGACGAGATTACCGAGTGCCACCGGATGGCGGGCGATGTCGATTACCTGCTGAAATTGCGGGTCCGCGACATTGCGGATTACGACCGCATCTACCAGCGGATGCTGTCCCGCTTTCCCGACCTCGCCGACGTGACCGCCACCTTTTCCATGGAAGAGATGAAAAGCACGACCGCCCTGCCGCTCTAA
- a CDS encoding putative sulfate exporter family transporter: protein MNRQAENFYAGDLFGELHQADAAIDAAPARLSWSDYLPGLVVCSVASLAAAWLAEHYGFPIILLGLLIGLAMSFIASVEVTAPGLDFASRHFLRAGIVLLGLQVTFAQVAGLGWIAFAGTMLVMACAFAAAIIAARWAREGREAGILAGGATAICGASAALALYGVIGRDRLDRARFSVALVGVAVASAIAMSAYPAIAQGIGLTDKQAGFLIGASVHDAAQAIGGAYSYSDHAGADATVVKLARVAMLGPVVALVALWLGRGEGGTNSAWRKVAMPWFIVGFFLLLAVNSVVTIPEALTGPALTLSKALLLLAVVATAMRSQLGLLIEAGWRALVPVAVASCASFVVALAVAILAID from the coding sequence ATGAACCGTCAGGCTGAGAATTTCTATGCAGGCGACCTTTTCGGAGAGCTGCACCAGGCCGATGCCGCCATCGATGCTGCGCCCGCTCGCCTGAGCTGGAGCGATTACCTGCCGGGGCTGGTGGTGTGCAGCGTGGCATCGCTGGCCGCGGCATGGCTTGCCGAACATTACGGCTTTCCCATCATCCTGCTGGGCCTGCTGATCGGCCTCGCTATGAGCTTCATCGCGAGCGTGGAGGTCACGGCCCCGGGACTGGATTTCGCCTCGCGGCATTTCCTTCGCGCCGGCATCGTCCTGCTGGGCCTCCAGGTCACCTTCGCGCAGGTTGCGGGGCTGGGCTGGATCGCCTTTGCCGGAACGATGCTGGTCATGGCCTGTGCCTTCGCAGCGGCGATCATCGCGGCGCGCTGGGCCCGGGAAGGGCGCGAGGCAGGCATTCTGGCAGGCGGCGCGACGGCCATCTGCGGGGCATCCGCTGCCCTCGCTCTATACGGGGTCATCGGGCGCGACAGGCTGGACCGTGCACGGTTCTCCGTCGCGCTGGTCGGGGTGGCCGTTGCCAGCGCCATCGCCATGTCGGCCTATCCTGCCATAGCGCAGGGCATCGGCCTGACGGACAAGCAGGCAGGCTTCCTGATCGGGGCATCCGTCCATGATGCCGCGCAGGCCATCGGCGGGGCCTACAGCTATTCCGACCATGCGGGTGCCGATGCGACCGTGGTGAAGCTGGCGCGGGTCGCCATGCTCGGTCCGGTGGTGGCGCTGGTCGCCCTGTGGCTGGGCCGGGGCGAGGGCGGGACCAATTCCGCCTGGCGCAAGGTTGCCATGCCTTGGTTCATCGTCGGCTTCTTCCTGTTGCTGGCGGTAAACAGCGTCGTCACCATTCCCGAGGCGCTGACAGGACCTGCCCTGACTTTATCGAAGGCGCTGCTGTTGCTCGCCGTGGTTGCCACCGCGATGCGGTCGCAGCTGGGACTGCTGATAGAGGCTGGCTGGCGAGCCCTGGTGCCCGTGGCGGTGGCAAGCTGCGCCTCGTTCGTTGTGGCGCTGGCCGTGGCAATCCTGGCGATCGACTAG